One Gimesia sp. DNA segment encodes these proteins:
- a CDS encoding macro domain-containing protein has product MIVQFGSARIELVLGDITTQRVDAIVNAANAMLAGGGGVDGAIHDAAGPEVMNELKRRYPDGCPTGSAVETSAGNLRAKYIFHAVGPIWRGGGNQEKDLLESAYQTCLSLGEKLRCQSLAFPSISTGVYGYPVDLAAETALRTVATRLEATSQLELVKFVLFDQGTFGGYARVLETMLV; this is encoded by the coding sequence ATGATCGTACAGTTTGGATCTGCCCGGATTGAGCTGGTTCTGGGAGATATTACGACACAGCGCGTGGATGCGATCGTCAATGCCGCAAATGCGATGCTGGCGGGGGGCGGAGGCGTAGATGGAGCAATCCATGATGCCGCTGGTCCGGAAGTAATGAATGAGCTGAAGCGTCGTTACCCGGATGGATGCCCGACGGGGAGTGCCGTTGAGACGTCCGCTGGAAACCTGCGGGCAAAATACATTTTTCATGCGGTAGGCCCCATCTGGCGGGGAGGTGGAAATCAGGAGAAGGATCTGCTGGAGTCCGCTTATCAGACCTGTCTTTCACTGGGAGAAAAACTGCGGTGTCAGAGCCTGGCGTTTCCTTCGATCAGTACCGGAGTTTATGGCTATCCCGTTGATCTAGCGGCAGAAACGGCGCTACGGACGGTAGCAACGCGTCTGGAAGCGACCAGTCAGCTGGAGCTGGTGAAATTTGTTCTCTTTGATCAGGGGACGTTTGGTGGGTATGCCCGGGTTCTGGAAACAATGCTTGTCTGA
- a CDS encoding alpha/beta fold hydrolase, translated as MVEPFIQEFVASDNYRLQGRVWNPEAEDIKGVLVVLHGIQSHSGWYEASCRQLCESGFQIYFFDRRGSGLNREQRGDTPHWKRLLQDTVQILSEVRFQQFSSGKAAPVILQAMSWGAKLAAVVATRRPDLIDGLALLYPGVKALVRPNPFQKFQLNLADKMGVRQKPVAIPLSDPALFTGDAGWQNFIRHDPLALHEVTVSFLLANRELDRLADQAAEQIECPVFCQLSGQDQIIDNKATEVWLDRVGSVEKRCISYPAARHTLEFEPQREQIVADYADWLAEICSSGEI; from the coding sequence ATGGTAGAACCCTTCATTCAGGAATTTGTTGCCTCTGATAATTACCGGCTGCAGGGGCGTGTCTGGAACCCCGAGGCGGAGGACATCAAAGGGGTTTTAGTCGTACTCCACGGAATTCAGAGTCATTCAGGCTGGTATGAAGCATCCTGTCGACAGCTCTGTGAGAGTGGATTTCAGATCTATTTTTTTGATCGCCGTGGATCGGGGCTGAATCGAGAACAGCGTGGCGATACTCCTCACTGGAAGCGACTGCTCCAGGACACAGTACAAATCCTGTCAGAGGTTCGTTTCCAGCAGTTCTCGTCAGGGAAAGCTGCGCCTGTGATTTTGCAGGCGATGAGCTGGGGAGCAAAACTGGCGGCGGTCGTGGCGACTCGTCGACCTGATCTGATAGACGGACTGGCTTTACTTTATCCGGGGGTTAAAGCACTCGTCCGGCCGAATCCCTTCCAGAAGTTTCAGCTGAATCTGGCTGACAAGATGGGAGTAAGGCAGAAGCCGGTCGCGATTCCGCTTAGTGATCCGGCATTGTTTACGGGAGACGCCGGGTGGCAGAATTTTATTCGTCATGATCCTCTGGCACTGCATGAGGTCACCGTTTCGTTTTTACTGGCTAACCGGGAACTGGATCGACTGGCGGACCAGGCCGCGGAGCAGATTGAATGTCCGGTGTTCTGTCAACTGTCGGGACAGGATCAGATCATCGATAACAAGGCTACGGAAGTCTGGTTGGACCGTGTCGGATCGGTGGAGAAGCGATGCATTTCCTATCCTGCTGCACGTCATACTCTCGAATTTGAGCCGCAGCGCGAGCAGATTGTGGCAGATTACGCTGACTGGCTGGCAGAAATCTGTTCTTCTGGTGAGATCTGA